In a single window of the Streptococcus ilei genome:
- a CDS encoding BglG family transcription antiterminator, giving the protein MLLTKREEQLLKAFLHVGKLSMQDMTEILQVSSRTIYRTLSDLTDSIEQYGIEIAKRGKYYILTGELDDLPTELEVLVEYSPQERQELITYRLLTENGFVTNEALQECMKVSNVTIIQDISDIDKRLLDFDLKIERQKGYRISGDSVSKRRFLAILLTNCISVADFSTGNFGSFDIIEADRTRLASQIVNKQLSGFPDMDARMKMFFAILLSLIGQEQNIENLPNTSKQALEISQKIFQAYSKQTEQFYSIQEIIYFASILDELIIKRQENPLFTEKFDGEFFYNISNLIDTVSMYTKIDFFKDKVLFNFLFHHIRLSLGVPILFQGENLPESVQLLVERNKFLYTVISLLVNDIFPKYLHTEYEYGMIALHFISSLGRSPEIYPVRILLLTDERRVTRDLLVSKIKSVAPFVEWIDIQSLVDYYSIDLSQYDYILSTKPLANQGIDVISSFPTVKELLELQERLQYVQAHRTIVARDAIGPEKSYDLQDYLISSSQLLSQFELVQLENNQSFEHTVEQIIQYQKNVSDRDYLTRKLLSHFQNSPMAIPNTGLVLLHSQSSKVTTNSFTMFELKLPISALSMKREKEEVKRCLLMLMSKEASEEVRDLMTAISQSIIENHLYTEIYKTGNQSIIYQMLNTIFNEKIKKLEN; this is encoded by the coding sequence ATGCTATTAACCAAACGAGAAGAACAATTATTGAAGGCTTTCCTACATGTAGGGAAGCTTTCAATGCAAGACATGACTGAAATCTTACAGGTCTCATCTAGAACAATTTATCGGACTTTATCAGATTTGACAGATAGCATAGAGCAATATGGGATTGAAATAGCGAAGCGTGGGAAATACTATATTTTGACTGGCGAACTGGACGATCTACCAACAGAACTTGAAGTGTTAGTTGAGTATAGTCCCCAAGAAAGACAAGAGTTGATTACTTATCGCCTTCTGACTGAGAATGGTTTTGTCACCAATGAAGCCTTGCAAGAGTGCATGAAAGTCAGTAATGTAACTATTATTCAGGATATTTCAGATATTGATAAGCGTCTTTTAGACTTTGATCTGAAAATTGAACGGCAAAAGGGGTATCGCATTTCTGGTGATTCAGTTAGTAAGAGAAGATTTTTGGCTATTTTACTGACAAACTGTATCTCAGTAGCAGATTTTTCAACCGGTAATTTTGGAAGCTTTGATATTATAGAAGCAGATAGAACTAGGCTGGCCAGTCAGATTGTTAATAAGCAACTGTCAGGTTTTCCAGATATGGATGCTAGGATGAAGATGTTTTTTGCGATCTTGTTATCTCTTATAGGTCAGGAACAAAACATTGAAAATTTGCCTAATACTAGTAAGCAAGCTTTGGAAATTTCTCAAAAAATTTTTCAAGCTTACTCTAAGCAGACTGAGCAATTTTATAGTATTCAGGAAATTATCTATTTTGCTAGCATCTTGGATGAATTAATCATTAAACGTCAGGAAAATCCGCTCTTTACGGAGAAATTTGATGGTGAATTTTTCTACAATATTTCAAATCTGATTGATACGGTTTCTATGTACACCAAGATTGACTTTTTTAAGGACAAGGTTTTATTTAATTTTCTTTTCCATCATATTCGACTCAGTTTAGGCGTCCCAATCCTTTTTCAGGGTGAAAATTTGCCAGAATCTGTCCAGCTTTTAGTTGAAAGGAATAAATTTCTTTATACAGTCATCAGTCTTTTGGTGAATGATATTTTTCCGAAATATCTTCATACAGAGTATGAGTATGGCATGATTGCCCTGCATTTTATCTCTAGCTTAGGCCGTAGTCCAGAGATTTATCCAGTCCGTATTTTGCTTTTAACGGACGAACGTCGGGTCACTAGAGATTTATTAGTCAGTAAAATTAAGAGTGTTGCTCCTTTTGTAGAGTGGATAGATATTCAGTCTCTAGTAGATTACTACAGTATTGATCTCAGTCAGTATGATTATATTTTATCTACCAAGCCACTGGCTAATCAGGGAATCGATGTAATTTCTAGTTTTCCAACCGTCAAGGAATTGCTTGAATTGCAGGAACGGCTTCAGTATGTACAGGCACATCGTACAATTGTCGCGCGTGATGCTATCGGCCCTGAGAAAAGTTATGACTTGCAAGATTATTTGATATCTAGCAGTCAACTTTTGAGTCAATTTGAGTTGGTTCAACTGGAGAATAATCAATCATTTGAGCATACAGTAGAACAAATTATCCAATATCAGAAGAATGTAAGTGACAGAGATTACCTAACAAGAAAACTGCTATCTCACTTCCAGAATAGTCCTATGGCTATTCCTAATACTGGCCTGGTGCTTTTACATAGTCAGTCTAGCAAAGTAACAACAAATAGTTTTACTATGTTTGAACTCAAACTACCTATCTCTGCATTGTCAATGAAACGAGAGAAAGAAGAGGTCAAAAGGTGTCTGTTAATGCTAATGTCTAAGGAGGCTAGCGAGGAAGTGAGAGATTTAATGACAGCTATCAGTCAGTCGATTATTGAAAATCATCTTTATACAGAGATTTACAAGACGGGAAATCAATCCATTATTTATCAGATGCTAAATACTATTTTTAACGAAAAAATTAAGAAATTGGAGAACTAA
- a CDS encoding Cof-type HAD-IIB family hydrolase — protein sequence MSSIRLIVSDIDGTILDQQHQVDPDLIELIPKLQEKKIPFILASARSPIGIAPIARRLGVHQEPIACYNGALIVKGEEILFEHSLNKDEIRTFLHRVEELDSSISINCYSGSVWFNSREDQWTQVEASITGETPQIQPLSQTLSDDALHLHKLLLIGDTQNIQELYQKLDPQEFPQTAFYLSKENYLEVTAKSVSKRDAVLELAAYYQVPLEQVMTIGDHFNDLPMIRLAGLGVAMGNAPEAVQKEAQVVTTSNQEHGVAQAIQEYVLSPSNK from the coding sequence ATGTCTTCCATTCGTTTAATTGTCAGTGATATTGACGGAACCATTCTGGACCAGCAGCATCAGGTCGATCCCGACCTCATCGAACTCATCCCCAAGCTCCAAGAAAAAAAGATTCCTTTTATCTTGGCATCGGCTCGTTCTCCTATCGGGATTGCTCCTATCGCAAGAAGATTGGGCGTCCACCAGGAACCAATCGCTTGCTATAATGGAGCTCTCATCGTCAAGGGAGAAGAGATTCTATTTGAACACAGCCTGAACAAAGATGAGATCCGCACCTTCCTCCATCGTGTGGAAGAACTAGATTCCAGCATTTCGATTAATTGTTATAGTGGGTCAGTCTGGTTTAACTCCAGAGAGGACCAGTGGACCCAAGTTGAGGCTTCGATTACTGGTGAGACGCCACAGATACAGCCCCTTTCTCAGACCCTCTCTGACGATGCTCTCCATCTACATAAATTGCTCTTGATCGGCGATACTCAGAACATTCAAGAACTCTATCAAAAGCTAGATCCACAAGAATTTCCTCAGACTGCTTTCTACCTTTCAAAGGAAAACTACCTAGAAGTCACCGCCAAGTCCGTCTCAAAAAGAGATGCTGTCCTTGAACTGGCTGCTTATTACCAGGTCCCTTTAGAACAGGTCATGACCATCGGAGACCACTTCAACGACCTCCCCATGATTCGTCTGGCTGGACTTGGAGTTGCCATGGGAAACGCTCCTGAAGCTGTCCAGAAGGAAGCTCAAGTTGTCACCACCAGCAACCAAGAACACGGTGTAGCACAAGCTATCCAAGAGTATGTCTTATCCCCATCAAACAAATGA
- the glmS gene encoding glutamine--fructose-6-phosphate transaminase (isomerizing) has product MCGIVGVVGNTNATDILIQGLEKLEYRGYDSAGIFVLGGAENHLVKAVGRIAELSAKTAGVEGTTGIGHTRWATHGKPTEDNAHPHRSETERFVLVHNGVIENYLEIKEEYLAGHHFKGQTDTEIAVHLIGKFAEEDGLSVLEAFKKALHIIRGSYAFALVDSQDPEVIYVAKNKSPLLIGLGDGYNMVCSDAMAMIRETNQYMEIHDQELVIVKADSVEVQDYDGNRRERASYTAELDLSDIGKGTYPYYMLKEIDEQPTVMRKLINTYSDENQQMVVDPEIVKAVQEADRIYIIAAGTSYNAGYASKTMLEELTDTPVELGIASEWGYAMPLLSKKPMFILLSQSGETADSRQVLVKANEMGIPSLTVTNVSGSTLSREATYTMLLHAGPEIAVASTKAYTGQVATLAFLAKAVGEANGNEKAKKFDLVRELSIVAQSIESTLSEKELIEEKVRGLLETTRNAFYIGRGQDYYVVMEASLKLKEISYIQCEGFAAGELKHGTISLIEDGTPVIALISDNPTVASHTRGNISEVVARGANALTIVEEGIEKEGDDIIINKVHPYLSSISMVIPTQLIAYYASLHRGLDVDKPRNLAKAVTVE; this is encoded by the coding sequence ATGTGTGGAATTGTTGGTGTTGTTGGAAATACAAATGCAACGGATATTTTGATTCAAGGGCTTGAAAAGCTCGAATACCGTGGTTATGATTCTGCGGGGATTTTTGTCCTAGGTGGTGCTGAAAACCATCTGGTCAAGGCTGTAGGTCGTATTGCAGAATTGTCTGCCAAGACAGCTGGTGTTGAGGGAACAACTGGTATTGGACATACTCGTTGGGCTACTCATGGGAAACCAACGGAAGACAATGCTCACCCACATCGCTCTGAGACAGAACGTTTTGTCTTGGTTCACAATGGGGTGATTGAGAACTATCTTGAAATCAAGGAAGAATACCTTGCAGGGCACCACTTTAAGGGGCAAACAGATACTGAAATCGCTGTTCACTTGATTGGAAAATTTGCGGAAGAAGATGGCTTGTCAGTTCTTGAAGCCTTCAAAAAAGCCCTTCACATCATCCGTGGTTCATATGCCTTTGCCTTGGTTGATTCGCAAGATCCTGAAGTCATCTACGTGGCTAAAAACAAATCACCACTCTTGATTGGTCTTGGAGATGGTTACAACATGGTCTGCTCAGATGCCATGGCTATGATTCGTGAAACCAACCAATACATGGAAATCCATGACCAAGAGTTGGTCATCGTAAAGGCTGATAGTGTTGAAGTGCAAGACTATGATGGAAATCGTCGTGAACGTGCTAGCTACACTGCTGAGCTAGACTTGTCAGATATCGGTAAGGGAACTTACCCTTACTACATGCTCAAGGAAATTGATGAGCAACCAACAGTGATGCGTAAGCTAATCAACACATACTCTGATGAGAATCAACAGATGGTTGTGGATCCTGAGATTGTTAAAGCGGTTCAAGAGGCAGATCGAATTTATATCATTGCAGCTGGAACTTCTTATAATGCAGGTTATGCTTCTAAAACGATGCTAGAAGAATTAACTGATACGCCTGTGGAATTGGGTATTGCATCTGAATGGGGTTATGCTATGCCGCTACTGAGCAAAAAACCAATGTTTATTTTGCTTAGTCAGTCAGGTGAAACTGCTGATAGTCGTCAAGTTTTAGTAAAAGCTAATGAAATGGGAATTCCAAGTTTAACTGTAACTAATGTTTCAGGCTCTACACTATCTCGTGAAGCAACTTATACTATGTTATTGCATGCTGGTCCAGAAATTGCTGTAGCTTCAACTAAGGCTTATACAGGACAAGTGGCGACATTAGCATTTCTTGCTAAGGCAGTTGGTGAAGCTAATGGTAATGAAAAAGCTAAAAAGTTTGATTTGGTGCGTGAACTTTCAATTGTAGCTCAGTCTATTGAGTCTACACTTTCAGAGAAAGAATTGATTGAAGAAAAGGTTAGAGGACTCTTAGAAACAACTCGTAATGCTTTCTACATTGGACGTGGTCAGGACTACTATGTAGTTATGGAGGCTAGCCTAAAACTTAAGGAAATTTCTTATATTCAGTGTGAAGGTTTTGCAGCTGGGGAACTTAAACATGGAACTATATCTTTAATTGAGGATGGTACACCTGTAATTGCCTTAATTTCTGACAATCCAACCGTCGCTTCTCATACTCGTGGTAATATTTCTGAAGTAGTAGCTCGTGGAGCTAATGCTCTAACTATTGTGGAAGAAGGAATAGAAAAAGAAGGTGATGACATTATTATTAATAAAGTTCATCCATATCTATCTAGTATTTCTATGGTTATTCCTACTCAACTGATTGCTTACTATGCTTCACTTCACCGTGGACTGGATGTAGATAAACCACGTAATTTGGCTAAGGCTGTTACAGTTGAATAA
- a CDS encoding helix-turn-helix domain-containing protein gives MMDFKIELGKKVQTLRESKGLSRQALCGIEDVLTTRQLQRIEKGQSLPTIATAKYIAEQLGVSLDKLTNQTSLELPAEYLNLKYQLRTLYHYGDQDRLHRHEEIIEDIYENYFDNLPEEEKLSVQVAQATVDMIGSKNPSFDQGLLDEYLEQAMKKKELSLNDVEIIKLRLLSLALGAFDQDEFIHLVEKILLAIDYFPLSELEMLQNTLISAAGVLAHYGIYDRLPDIVKALNDIMTKRHDFQDNIFVYALNWKVALFIEDDLEKAKDDYQKVCLMADLLSEDLVKRNMQEEWKEDLAKKGLNYTEV, from the coding sequence ATGATGGATTTTAAAATAGAATTAGGAAAAAAAGTACAAACTCTACGTGAAAGTAAGGGATTAAGTAGACAAGCACTCTGTGGCATTGAGGATGTATTAACGACACGCCAACTCCAGAGAATTGAAAAGGGTCAGTCTTTACCAACGATTGCAACAGCAAAGTATATTGCTGAACAACTAGGTGTTTCCCTAGACAAGCTAACGAATCAAACGAGTTTAGAATTGCCAGCAGAATATCTGAACCTGAAGTATCAATTACGGACTTTATACCATTATGGAGATCAAGATCGTCTTCATCGGCATGAAGAAATTATTGAGGACATTTATGAAAATTATTTTGATAACTTGCCAGAGGAAGAAAAACTGTCTGTCCAGGTCGCCCAAGCTACGGTTGATATGATTGGATCCAAAAATCCTTCTTTTGATCAAGGTTTATTAGATGAGTATCTAGAGCAAGCCATGAAGAAAAAAGAGTTAAGTCTCAACGATGTGGAGATTATCAAATTGCGCTTGCTTTCTTTGGCTTTGGGAGCCTTTGATCAAGATGAATTTATACACTTAGTAGAGAAAATCTTACTTGCGATAGATTATTTCCCCTTATCAGAATTGGAAATGCTACAAAACACTCTTATCTCAGCTGCAGGTGTGTTAGCCCATTATGGGATATACGACAGATTGCCAGACATTGTTAAAGCCTTAAATGATATTATGACAAAGAGACATGATTTTCAGGATAATATTTTTGTTTATGCATTAAATTGGAAAGTTGCTTTATTTATAGAAGATGACCTAGAAAAAGCAAAAGATGATTATCAAAAAGTATGCTTAATGGCTGACTTATTATCTGAGGATCTAGTGAAGAGAAACATGCAAGAAGAATGGAAAGAGGACCTTGCAAAAAAAGGTCTAAACTACACTGAGGTATAG
- a CDS encoding mannitol-1-phosphate 5-dehydrogenase — protein sequence MKHAVHFGAGNIGRGFIGEILFKNGFHIDFVDVNNQIIHALNEKSKYEIEIAQEGQPRIEIANVAGINSKEHPEQVIEAIQKANIVTTAIGPNILPFIAELLAKGIEARRAVGNTQSLDVMACENMIGGSQFLYQEVKKHLSPEGLTFAENYIGFPNAAVDRIVPAQSHEDPLFVVVEPFNEWVVETKRLKNPDLRLEDVHYEEDLEPFIERKLFSVNSGHATSAYIGAHYGAKTILEALQNPDIKSQIESVLAEIRSLLIAKWNFDKKELENYHKVIIERFENPFIVDEVSRVARTPIRKLGYNERFIRPIRELKELGLSYENLLKTVGYAFDYRDVNDEESVRLGELLAKQSVKDVVIQVTGLDDQELIDQIVEYI from the coding sequence ATGAAACATGCTGTTCATTTTGGTGCCGGCAATATCGGTCGAGGTTTTATAGGCGAAATTCTATTCAAAAATGGTTTTCATATTGACTTTGTGGATGTCAATAATCAGATAATTCATGCTCTAAATGAAAAGAGCAAGTATGAAATTGAAATTGCACAGGAAGGACAGCCCCGCATAGAGATAGCTAATGTGGCTGGCATTAATAGTAAGGAGCATCCTGAGCAAGTCATTGAAGCGATTCAAAAGGCGAATATCGTTACTACTGCAATCGGACCTAATATACTCCCTTTTATCGCTGAACTTCTAGCTAAAGGAATCGAAGCTCGTCGGGCTGTAGGAAATACGCAATCATTGGATGTTATGGCTTGTGAAAATATGATTGGTGGTTCTCAATTTCTCTATCAAGAAGTCAAGAAACACTTAAGTCCGGAAGGTTTGACATTTGCTGAGAACTACATAGGTTTTCCAAATGCTGCAGTAGACAGGATTGTTCCAGCACAAAGTCACGAAGATCCTCTTTTTGTTGTGGTTGAGCCCTTTAATGAATGGGTTGTTGAAACCAAGCGTCTTAAAAATCCAGATTTACGTCTAGAAGATGTGCATTATGAAGAAGATTTAGAACCTTTTATTGAGAGAAAACTTTTTTCAGTCAATTCTGGACATGCAACTTCAGCTTACATTGGTGCACATTATGGTGCCAAGACAATTTTGGAAGCTCTTCAGAATCCTGATATCAAGTCTCAGATTGAATCCGTTTTAGCTGAAATTCGGAGTCTCTTGATTGCCAAATGGAACTTTGATAAAAAAGAATTGGAGAATTACCACAAAGTCATTATAGAACGCTTTGAAAATCCTTTTATAGTGGATGAGGTTAGTCGAGTAGCTCGTACTCCAATCCGAAAATTAGGTTATAATGAACGGTTCATAAGGCCAATACGTGAATTGAAAGAACTCGGTTTGTCATATGAAAACCTACTTAAAACAGTTGGCTATGCCTTTGACTATCGCGATGTAAATGATGAAGAAAGTGTTCGATTAGGTGAATTGCTGGCTAAACAATCAGTCAAAGATGTCGTTATACAAGTTACAGGTTTAGACGACCAAGAATTGATTGATCAAATTGTAGAGTATATTTAA
- a CDS encoding PTS sugar transporter subunit IIA, whose product MKLEKHLIKLDKQFSNKEEAIRYCGQVLYEGGYVNEDYMEAMIERDKELSVYMGNFIAIPHGTDAAKKDVLKSGITVVQVPRGVDFGNESNPQVATVLFGIAGIGNEHLEIIQKISIFCADVDNVLKLADAQSEEQVLRLLDAVE is encoded by the coding sequence ATGAAACTTGAAAAACATTTGATTAAGCTTGATAAACAATTTTCTAACAAGGAGGAAGCTATCCGTTATTGTGGGCAAGTTCTTTATGAGGGTGGATATGTTAATGAAGACTATATGGAAGCCATGATTGAGCGTGATAAAGAGCTATCTGTTTACATGGGTAACTTTATCGCCATACCGCATGGAACAGATGCAGCGAAAAAGGATGTCCTCAAGTCTGGTATTACAGTCGTTCAAGTCCCAAGAGGGGTTGATTTTGGGAATGAATCTAACCCTCAAGTGGCAACGGTTCTTTTTGGTATTGCTGGTATTGGTAATGAACACTTAGAAATTATTCAGAAAATTTCTATCTTCTGTGCAGATGTAGATAATGTTCTTAAACTAGCAGATGCTCAGTCAGAAGAGCAAGTATTGCGCTTACTTGATGCTGTTGAATAA
- a CDS encoding ABC transporter permease, translated as MLELISRNRKVYTRDRLAFLMSFLSVIILILVYQVFLGQIQIDAIKEALNSDTASTDTIQMVNYWLISGLTTIISMTSTLGAFGVMVSDREKKLSEDFKVSPVSNFKVELAYAVFAILFGIIMTMFSCVFAIGIFNGFSSLLDYSMTDYLSILGVTSLGTILSAAIILPILAFIRTSSAFTTLSTIVGTFIGFISGVYLSIGSVGETLQQVMTWFPLTQVNALLKQVLMKDSIAQVFNDAPSSVITNYKESYGVILQNPSGEHLSNQFMFAYISIIIVVLLGVHFIIKKVKK; from the coding sequence ATGCTTGAATTAATTTCTAGAAATCGGAAAGTCTATACACGAGATCGATTAGCTTTCTTGATGTCCTTCTTATCGGTCATCATCTTAATCTTGGTTTATCAAGTCTTTCTAGGACAAATTCAGATTGATGCCATCAAGGAGGCTTTGAATAGTGATACCGCCTCTACGGATACCATTCAGATGGTCAATTATTGGTTAATCTCAGGTTTAACAACTATTATTTCAATGACAAGTACTCTTGGTGCATTTGGCGTAATGGTTTCAGATAGAGAAAAGAAGTTGAGTGAGGACTTTAAAGTCAGTCCAGTATCTAACTTTAAGGTTGAATTAGCCTATGCAGTTTTTGCAATTCTATTTGGGATTATTATGACCATGTTCTCTTGTGTTTTTGCAATTGGTATTTTTAATGGTTTTAGTTCTCTTCTTGATTATTCAATGACTGATTACTTATCAATTTTGGGGGTTACCTCATTAGGAACGATCTTATCTGCGGCTATTATTCTTCCAATTCTAGCTTTTATTCGAACCAGTTCAGCTTTTACAACTTTGAGTACAATAGTTGGAACCTTTATCGGCTTCATTTCTGGTGTTTATCTTTCAATTGGATCCGTAGGAGAAACCTTGCAACAGGTCATGACCTGGTTCCCTCTAACACAGGTGAATGCACTCTTAAAACAAGTTTTGATGAAAGATTCAATTGCTCAAGTATTTAATGACGCCCCATCTTCGGTCATTACGAACTACAAAGAGTCTTATGGAGTCATCTTGCAGAATCCTAGTGGTGAACATCTATCGAATCAGTTCATGTTTGCCTATATTTCTATTATTATAGTTGTTTTGCTGGGAGTTCATTTTATAATTAAAAAGGTAAAAAAATGA
- a CDS encoding PTS mannitol-specific transporter subunit IIBC: MEEKVSLKVRVQKLGTSLSNMVMPNIGAFIAWGVLTALFIPDGYLPNEQLATIVSPMLTYLLPTLIGYTGGYVIHGQRGAVVGAIATVGAITGSSVPMFIGAMVMGPLGGWTIKKFDERFQEKIRPGFEMLVNNFSAGLVGFALLLLAFYAIGPVVSTLTGAVGNGVEAIVNAKLLPLANIIIEPAKVLFLNNALNHGIFTPLGAEQVSQAGKSVLFLLEANPGPGLGILLAYALFGKGSAKSSSWGAMVIHFFGGIHEIYFPYVMMKPALFLAAIAGGVSGTFTFQFLDAGLKSPASPGSIIAIMAMAPKGVWPHLNVLLGVLVGAIVSFLVAALILRADKSTDDSLEAAQAATQAAKAKSKGQVVPVAVDTNISRDSVEKIIFACDAGMGSSAMGASILRDKVKKAGLEIPVSNQAISNLVDIPKTLIVTQEELTPRAKGKSPSAIHVSVDNFLASPRYDEIVASLTGAAPIAEIEGDIPTSVPVDGQEIDLNHIDAVVVAYGKAQGSATMGCETIRAIFRNKNIRIPVSTAKISELGEFNSKNIMIVTTIALQAEVQQAAPNSQFLIVDSLVTTPEYDKMVARMYKYN, encoded by the coding sequence ATGGAAGAAAAAGTATCTTTGAAAGTTAGAGTTCAAAAACTGGGAACATCACTTTCAAACATGGTTATGCCCAATATTGGGGCTTTTATTGCTTGGGGAGTGTTAACTGCCCTCTTCATTCCTGATGGCTATCTACCAAATGAACAATTGGCTACCATTGTTAGTCCTATGTTGACTTATCTACTGCCGACTCTAATTGGTTATACAGGTGGTTATGTAATTCATGGACAACGTGGGGCCGTCGTAGGGGCTATTGCTACTGTTGGTGCAATTACAGGTTCTAGTGTTCCAATGTTTATCGGAGCTATGGTAATGGGACCACTGGGAGGATGGACTATCAAGAAATTTGATGAGAGGTTCCAGGAAAAAATTCGTCCCGGATTTGAAATGTTAGTTAATAACTTCTCAGCTGGTCTAGTTGGTTTTGCATTATTGCTTTTGGCTTTCTACGCAATCGGTCCAGTCGTATCGACTCTTACTGGAGCTGTTGGAAATGGTGTTGAGGCTATTGTCAATGCTAAACTCCTACCTTTGGCAAACATTATCATCGAACCAGCAAAGGTACTTTTCCTTAATAATGCTCTTAATCATGGAATCTTTACACCTCTGGGAGCTGAGCAAGTATCTCAAGCTGGTAAATCTGTTCTCTTTCTCTTAGAGGCTAATCCTGGACCAGGTCTAGGTATCCTTTTGGCTTACGCCTTGTTTGGTAAAGGTTCTGCGAAATCTTCTTCTTGGGGAGCAATGGTTATCCATTTCTTCGGTGGTATCCATGAAATATACTTCCCTTATGTTATGATGAAGCCAGCTCTTTTCCTAGCTGCGATTGCTGGAGGTGTGTCAGGTACCTTTACATTCCAATTTTTAGATGCTGGTCTTAAATCTCCAGCTTCTCCAGGATCTATCATTGCGATTATGGCTATGGCTCCAAAAGGTGTGTGGCCTCATCTTAATGTCCTGCTTGGGGTATTAGTGGGAGCAATTGTCTCCTTCCTTGTAGCAGCTCTTATCCTACGTGCAGATAAGTCGACTGATGATTCGTTAGAAGCTGCTCAAGCTGCTACTCAAGCCGCTAAGGCTAAATCTAAGGGGCAAGTAGTTCCAGTTGCTGTAGATACAAACATTTCAAGAGATTCAGTAGAGAAAATTATTTTTGCCTGTGACGCTGGCATGGGGAGTTCTGCGATGGGAGCAAGTATTCTTCGTGATAAGGTTAAAAAAGCAGGTCTGGAAATTCCAGTATCTAATCAGGCTATCTCAAATTTGGTTGATATACCAAAAACATTAATTGTTACTCAGGAAGAACTGACACCAAGAGCTAAAGGCAAGAGTCCAAGTGCTATTCATGTTTCTGTCGATAATTTCTTAGCGTCCCCTCGTTATGATGAAATTGTAGCTTCATTAACAGGAGCTGCTCCAATAGCAGAAATTGAAGGAGATATACCAACTTCAGTACCAGTAGATGGTCAGGAAATTGACCTTAACCATATTGATGCTGTAGTAGTTGCTTATGGTAAAGCACAAGGATCTGCAACTATGGGCTGTGAAACGATTCGGGCTATCTTTAGAAACAAGAATATTCGTATTCCAGTTTCTACCGCCAAAATTTCAGAATTAGGTGAATTTAATTCTAAAAACATAATGATTGTAACAACTATTGCTTTACAGGCAGAAGTGCAGCAAGCAGCACCGAATTCTCAATTTCTTATTGTGGATAGTTTAGTAACAACACCAGAATATGATAAAATGGTTGCTAGAATGTATAAATATAACTAG
- a CDS encoding ABC transporter ATP-binding protein yields MEIRLHNVKKSYGSFEALKGIDLVLEEGKFYGLLGPNGAGKTTLFNLLIQNFKPSSGEIFWEVDGKSLSTKDFYRHIGIVFQSNRLDDHLTVEENLISRGALYGLSKSQVQKRITDLQSYLDVATLKKKKYGSLSGGQKRKVDIARALLPQPSLLLLDEPTTGLDPQSRHDLWEAINQLNKKDNMTVVLITHYLEEMAACDILNVLIEGNLYYSGDIANFIEKHSTTNLNVTLKPGQSVKSLSVSKFVNKCQVLSEAEVVFKDVSVEEMMEIISENQGKSIIETFNVEYSNLEAAYLNLLKSKGGEGNA; encoded by the coding sequence ATGGAAATTAGATTACACAATGTAAAGAAAAGCTATGGTTCCTTTGAGGCTTTGAAAGGAATTGATTTAGTTCTTGAGGAGGGGAAATTTTATGGACTTCTTGGACCAAATGGAGCTGGAAAAACAACGCTTTTTAATTTGTTGATTCAGAATTTCAAGCCAAGTTCAGGAGAGATTTTTTGGGAGGTAGATGGAAAATCATTGTCAACGAAAGATTTTTATCGACATATCGGTATTGTATTTCAAAGTAATCGTCTAGATGATCATTTAACGGTAGAGGAAAACTTGATTTCTCGAGGAGCCTTGTATGGATTATCAAAATCACAAGTACAAAAGCGTATTACAGATTTGCAATCCTATTTGGATGTTGCCACTCTTAAAAAGAAAAAATATGGCAGTTTATCAGGGGGCCAAAAACGTAAAGTAGATATTGCCCGAGCTTTATTGCCACAACCGTCTTTGCTGTTGCTAGATGAGCCAACAACTGGTTTAGATCCACAGTCTCGTCATGATTTATGGGAAGCAATCAATCAGTTGAACAAAAAAGATAATATGACTGTCGTTCTTATCACTCATTATTTGGAAGAGATGGCTGCTTGTGATATCTTAAATGTTTTAATCGAAGGTAATTTGTATTATTCAGGAGATATTGCCAATTTCATTGAAAAGCATTCAACCACTAACTTGAATGTCACTTTAAAACCTGGTCAATCAGTAAAATCGTTATCTGTATCTAAATTTGTAAATAAGTGTCAAGTTCTTTCTGAGGCAGAAGTCGTATTTAAGGATGTCTCGGTTGAAGAGATGATGGAGATTATTTCAGAAAATCAAGGAAAATCAATTATTGAAACATTTAATGTGGAGTACTCCAATTTGGAAGCAGCTTATTTGAACTTACTAAAATCTAAAGGAGGAGAGGGGAATGCTTGA